atttatccttCCTTGTGTGTAAaaggtttacttttttattacaaatattttagtgtCAAATAATGAAACAgcatataaaaaattaaaaacctttattataacaacaaaaataaatacaccataaataaattaattaagaaatgacAGGTTTTAAGAGAGTTCTGATAGAAACATTTGTGATTAGCACCCAGACATGAGTGGAGATTGCATTGGGCATATCACTGGGGTACCTTAGCATAGTTGTTAGAGGAAAGAGATCTCCTTTCAAGGCCACGATGGGTTCCCGCCTGAACCATATAACCGACAGCAAGGTTGTGACACCTACACCAACCTGCAGGACCAACTGTACAGTACTTTTGACCGCCAAGTTCTTTCCAATACGCGTTTGCGAATCATCTTTCAATTGGCTCTCCAGCTTATTTATTTTCCGCTGCAGCTTGGAATAAGCGGCAAACTCATCTTTCATAGAGATTCCTTTTTGTTCCGCTTTAAGTTTTAGTATTTCTGACCATACTGAGCGCTCCTCATTCGATGGTCGAGCAAAACATGCTGCGATCTGTAAAAGAACAAAATCTCGTTAGTTATACACtacttttgcaaaataaacatGAAGACAGATATTCAATACTTACTGGTTTCACCAATTGAGGTACTAAAACACTGAGTGTACACAATACAACGAAATATACCA
This sequence is a window from Spodoptera frugiperda isolate SF20-4 chromosome 5, AGI-APGP_CSIRO_Sfru_2.0, whole genome shotgun sequence. Protein-coding genes within it:
- the LOC118271587 gene encoding guided entry of tail-anchored proteins factor 1; translated protein: MLEVINGILLVYFVVLCTLSVLVPQLVKPIAACFARPSNEERSVWSEILKLKAEQKGISMKDEFAAYSKLQRKINKLESQLKDDSQTRIGKNLAVKSTVQLVLQVGVGVTTLLSVIWFRREPIVALKGDLFPLTTMLRYPSDMPNAISTHVWVLITNVSIRTLLKPVIS